The genomic window CGTGCCTCCTATGAGGAAGCCCGCGCCAAACAACGCGCCGAGACCGAGAAGGAGCTCGGCTCCATCGGCCTCAGCCTGCCGGAGGATTTTGACTCCCGCGATTTCCTTGAATTCTGACAGATGAGTTCCCCGCCCGCCATCGACATCCGTTCCCTCCGTGTGGACTACGGAAATTTCGTTGCCGTGAACGACCTCACGCTGCAAGTCCCGCCTGGCGAGGTCTTCGGCATTGTCGGGCCGAACGGAGCGGGGAAAACCAGCACATTCCGTGTCCTGACCACTCTCATGGAGCCCACCTACGGCGAGGTCATCCTGAGTGGCGTGGATGTCTTGGAAGACATCGAGTCCGCACGGCGCATCATCGGCTACATGCCGGATCTCGCACCTGTTCCGTCCGATTTGAAAGTATGGGAGTTCCTCGATTTCCACGCGAATGCCTACGGCATCGGAAACAGGGCGCAACGCCGCGACCGGGTCGCCGAGTGCCTGGAGGAGGTGGACCTCACGAACCAGCGCGACAGCTGGTGCAACAAGCTTTCACGCGGCCAGACCCAGCGGGTCGTCCTTGCGAAAACCCTTCTCCACCGTCCGCGTGTCCTCATCCTGGACGAACCCGCCAGCGGGCTCGATCCGCTGGCCCGGCGGGATCTCCGGCATGCCCTGCGCAAACTCGCCGCCACCGGAGCCACCGTTTTCGTCAGTTCGCACATCCTCAGCGAGCTCGCGGAGATGTGCACCTCCCTCTGTGTGATGAACCGGGGAAAACTCCTTGCCTCCGGCACGGTCGAGCAGGTCCGCGAGCAACTGGGCAGCAACGAACGCACCCTGACGGCCAGCCTGCTCAGCGGCCACGAACAGGCCGCCGAATGGCTTTCGGCACAGCCCGCCGTGCATGATCTGCAGCGGTCGGGGCAGCAGATCATCTTCGGCTACAAGGGCAGCGACGAATCACAGGCGGACCTCATGGCCGGGCTGGTCCGACTCGGAGTGAGGATGCGCGCGTTCGAGGAAAAGCGTTCGTCCTTCGAGGACATCCTCGTGGAGGTGGCAGAAAGCAACCGCAACTGATGAACACGCAACAACCCATCGTCCATTCCGCATGGAACATCCGGCGCAACCCGATCTTCCTGCGTTATTGCCAATCCCGCCTGCGGCCCCAGGGCCTCGGCATCGCATTGCTCATCGCGTTGCTCATCTCCGGCTTCATCTATTTCCTGAGCCGGGCCATCGCCCTTCATCAGGGACTTGCCCCCATGGATGCGGAGCGGGTCACCATCCTCCCGCTGCTGGTTTTCCAAGCGCTCATCCTCTTCATCATGGGCACGGCGCTCGTTTCCGGCGGCATGACCGCGGAGAAGGATGAGGGCGTGATCGATTACCAGAGGCTGATCCCCATGTCCCCGTTGTCAAAAGTGCTGGGATATCTCTTCGGCCTTCCCGTCCGTGAGCATGTGATGGTCCTCGCCACGCTGCCCTTCACCATCCGCGCGTTATGGGTCGGGCAGGTGGAGATGAGCTCCTGGCTTCCGCTCTACACCGTTTTCTTCACCTCCGCGCTGACCTATCACCTCACCGGCCTTCTGACCGGCACAGTCATCCGCAACCGCCGTTGGGCGTTCCTCGCCTCCATCGGCATCGTGACCAGTCTCTACACCATCGTGCCCCAGGTGGCGAAGTTCGGCCTGGTGTTTTTCAAATACCTCACCATCCACCCGGTCCTGGCCGAATGCCTGCCCGGCATCCTGCCACGCACCGCCGGCGCCATCGTCGCCACCGGCCAGCGCATCGCTCCCACGGTGAAGTTCTTCAATCTCGATTTTCCCGAGACCGCGTTCACGGTCTTCTGCCAGGGCGGGCTGATCCTCACCTTCATCGTCATGCTCTGCCGCAGGTGGCGCAAGCAGGAGTCCCTGCTGCTCGGCAAGGTCTGGGCCACGGGATTCTTCGTCTGGATCCAGCTGCTTCTGTTGGGGAACGCGCTGCCGATGATCGACCCTGGCAACCTTTTCCCCTCCCGCGCTCTCGCCGGAGGACTCTTCCGCATCGTTCCCCGCGCCACCAGCATCGATTGGGTGCCACAACCCTCGGAAGCCGTCGCCATGTCCGGCATCTACGGCCTGGTGACATTGCTCATCCTCTGTGTGCTCATCTCGATCATCACACCGGGTGAGGACATCCAGATCCGCGGCTGGCGTCGTGTCCGCAAGGAAGGTGGGAATTCGCTGCCCATCCTCTCGGATGCCGCGACGGCTTCCGGCTGGGTCATTCTCATGGCCCTCGCGGGCGCGTTGGGTTGGTATGTTTTCACGCAGGCCCTTGTCGAGTCCCGCTGGTTCCCCGGGCATGAACTCCCATTGCGGGTCCTGGGCATTTTCACACTGGTCCTGCTGTCATTCGCGGTTTGTTATCATTCGCTGCTGGAGGCGAAGGGCGGAAAAATCGTCGGCCTGGCCGTCATCTTCATCGGCGTCGTGCCCATGATGGTTGGCGCGGTGCTCAGCGCGACACACGAGCGTCTGATTCCCGCGGCGTCCTGGCTCTTCGGCCTCTCTCCCTCGAGCGGCCCCATCTATGCCGCCATCGTGGAGCTCTCCATCTCCGAGCTGCCGCCGAACCTCGCGAAGTCCGTCCCCCGCGCGTTCTACTTCTGGCAGGCCATCGCTTTTCTAACCGCGGCGTGGCTTGCGACACAGCTGCGCGCGGCGAGAAAGGCCATCGCGACGAAGGAGGATTGAGAGGGACTACGGGAATCCATCGGCATACCGCCGGATAATCCTGTGGTGAAAGGGCCGGTGAGGATAGTAAACATGTGAACTTGGAAAAGAGCGGCTACAAGGCGGCTTGAACGATTGGGCTGGACGGAATCTTCCTGTTCTGTGACGGATGTTAGAAGTCGGGCAAGCCATGTCTTTTTCGCCAACCTTCCGGAACCCGTATCCCGTGCACCCTCCGCCAAGGGAGCATTTCCATGGGAGCATACGCGAACTGAGTGATCGCCACTGGGGGAGTTGGGATCACCCGCCGGCCCGATGCATCGGGCGCAGGTTTTTTCTCCCTCCGATCCCGGGATTGTGAAATCCTTCCCCAGATCCTGTGACCGTCGTCCCTCCCGTCACGATCTGACTGCCGCAGCTGATCGGATCGGCCGGTAAAAAATAACATTCTTCAACTATGTTTGGTGAAAAATCAATGCTGAGATCCTGGTTCCTGCAGTTCATCGTCACGGTGGTTCTGATCACCTCGATGAATGTCTCCGCGCTGCCGCCCTCATGGTGGAGTGCGGCGGATTCCGCTGGCAAAAAGGTCATCGACACGTCGGTGACCGATCCGAACAATTACGGACCGGTCAACATCGGCCAGGCGAAGTTCGTCGCGAAGCGCGCGATCGAGGCGTTGCGGATCCATGCGCCCGTGGTGGCGGACCAGATCGAGTCCGACCTCGTGGGCAGCGGGAAGATCATCCCCAGTTGGACTGTCCCCGCCGCCGGAACGGAGGAGGCGAAAGACCAGTATTCACCATTGCAGGTCGGCCAGCTCAAGGCGATCGCGGATCCCTTCTACCGCAGGCTCAACGCCCATGACCCCGCCTGGCTGAACGCCCAGCTGCTGGCGAACATGACCAAGGATCCAGCCGACAGCGCCAACTATTTTCCCTGGACCTCCAGCACGTCGGACGACGACAACCGCGCCATCGCGACGATCGGACAGTTGAAGGCCGTGTTTTCCCTTCATTTCGATACCGTGACCGATCAGGTGCAGGTCCTCAACAGCGGCAACATGCGCCGGCTGCAGGTGGCTGGGAACCTGCTGGTGAAGGTGACCGCGCCCGACGGCACCCCGCAGTCCGGGGTCCACCTCCAGTTCACCCGGCTGAGCGGTGACGGCGGTTTCCCCGGTGGGATCACCGACACGGACCGCACCACCAACACCTCCGGCGAGGTTTCCGCCGGCGACTATCTTTCGCCCGAGGGCGACGTCATCCGGGTCTCCCTCCATACCAGCCAGGGAACCCAGACCGTCTGGCTTCCGGCGAACGTGGCCGGTCCCACCTATACCTACGTGGAAGGCGAGGGAGGGTGGAACTACTCCCCTCCGACATACAGCCATGCCACAGGCAGGGAGCCCGTGGTTCAGAAACCTCCGATAGATCCTCCCGGCGGAGCCGGGCCTGTGGAATCGATTCTCAAATATATCGATTACGATGCGACGGTGGAAACCAGATGGACATATACGCCAACGGAAGGTGAGCCTTCCTCAGGAGAAGCTAGCGCTGTGGTCGAATGGAGGCATGGCGGAATCCATAGGGTCATCAAGACTCCGGAGTATGATGAAAATGGCAATGTGGTTTCCACATCGACTGAAAATCGTCCGGATATTTTCAAGGAATCACTGAATACGGTCGTGATGGAATTCGGTGCGGCTGCATACCACATCGACGATGACGATGGGGTGTATGATAGCGCTGGGAGTGTCAGCATGATACTGACCGGAAAGCAGCCGGAAGGTTACACCCTGAAAACAAACCTTGCATATCACTGGAAAGATTACGCCGGGGTGTATGGTTTTGATCATGGAGTCAATCCTTCGCAAGTGATCGATTTGACGGACGCGGGGACGACCATTGGCATAAATATCGCCAAATCCGGAAGGTCAACTGGATGGATCGGTGCAACCATCGGACCGTTCATCAGCAGCGGACCTGGCACCCCTGACCCCGGTGACAGTGGTCTCAGCTGGGATGAACTTGAAAACAATCTGGTCAAGATCGATCCTGTGACTCCCAAGAAGCTTAATGCTGAAGTACTCTACAGTATGAGTGTCGATTCCGTCTTTGAGAGTCCACCGCGCTGGGAAATCAGCTCAAGCAACCCTAATGTATGGGTTTGTCTGATCGGCCCGGATTCGACCAAGAACGATATACAAAGGTGGGATAAAATGCCCAGCTCAAATTCAGATGAATGCGACTTTTCATTACGTCCTGGAGTTAAAATCATGAATGCCAATGGCAACGATGGGGAGAGCACGATCACGTTGAAATTTCTCACTTGGGACGGCACAACCATCGTCGAAAAGAAATTCGACGTGGCGGTCATCGGCAGCTCGGAAGACGAAGACCCTTCCTTCGAATACGGCGAACAGTCCCTGTCAAGCACCATGGCCATCGAGGAGAGCTCGGGGCCGAAGTACCGCAAAATCGCCCTCAACGGCCGTCCGATATCCGACGAGAAGCCTCAGAACGAAAACGAGAGCGACGAGGAGGATGAGGAGACCTATGTGGACGCGCTCAGCCGCGAGCTCCACCACTCCACCACGGATGTGTATGTCCCTGTCCCCGGCAGCGACCTGGCCCTGACGGTAAGGAGAAACGTGACATCGGAGATCTGGAATCCCACCTCGGACCTGCTTCCGAGGGAGGATCCGACGCTGGGCTTCGGTCCGGCGTGGCGTTCGAATTTATCCGCCAACATCAGGATCGTCGAGCAGGTCGCGCTTCCGCCCGAGGACCTCGAGGTGAAGCCCGATCCCGGCACGCTGGGTCCTCTCGTCGCACAGGTACCGGTATCGGAGCGCAAGATGCGTGGGCTTTCCCAACCCGATCCGAACTACGCGTTCGTGACGGATGAAAACGGGGCCACCCACCGCTTCGTGATCGGTTACAACTGGGGCGCCACCGGCACATCGTTCAGATACTATGTTCCGGCTCCCACCTCGGCGAATGAGAAGGATTCCCATGAGATGTCCTTGGAGGAGGAGGAAGGGAAGCTGGTTTTCAAAAAACGTCATGGCAACACCCTGGTTTTCCAGGACTGCATCCGCTTTTACACCGAACGCGTGCGGACCTTCGTCAACGGCCTGGGTTCGGGTGGTTCTCTTGCGCTGGACACCCCGGAAGAAGGAGGGGGCACTCCGAGCAAGAATGGCACCCGGGGTGCCAGGGGCAGTGGCCAGTTGCAGGACTATCGCTACCTGCGGCTGCTCTCCGTCACGGATCGGACAGGAACCTGCCTGAACTACAATTACGAAGGAGGAAAGGATATCATCCCCACGAGTATCTCCGCGAGCATCTCCGCGGCGGACCGTCCCGATCTCGCCATCCACATCAAGGCGGAGAATGGAAAGGTGAAGTCGGTTTTTGATCCTAACGGAAACGAGACCACGTACGACTATCTCACCTCATGTGGCGCGCTCTCGGAGGTGAAGGCCGGCGGGAACAGGATCGCCAAATATGGATACAAACGCTGGTATGAGCCTGACCCGAAAAAGAACGTCACCAATGCGGAAGGCGCATCGCTGCTGAGCTGGGCGACAGGCTCCGCGGGACCGTTTCAATATGAGGAAGGGACCCAGCATCTGGACGTGTTTTCCATCACGGACGCCATGGACAATACCGTGGAGTTCACCTACACGCCGGACCGGAGCCACCTGGTGGAGGCGACGAGCCGCTTCGCAGGGATAGCGGCGGGCGTTCTGTCAGACCAGGGGAAATCCACGTCGATCTATCCCGCCGCCGGCTATCCTCCGGATGTTTCCAGGATCGACCTTCCCAATGGTGGCGTCGTCCGGATCGGCAATTCTTCCTCAATCGCCGCAGCACCCGGTGGCACGGTCCTGCCGGATTCCTCGAAACACACGACGGTGCTGGATGCCGGGAACCATCGGCGCACCTACTATTGGTCGGAGTGCGTTTCCGCGCAAATCAATCAACTCCAACTTGGTTACGAGCAGCGGATGCCGGTCGGGGGGATTGATCGGCTCATCAACAAGACTCCGCAAAGCACGGGCACAACCCATAATGTCAACGCCACCGGAACGGCGTCGCTCCACACCTTTTACACGAAGATGGCGATCCTGCATGATGAGGGAGGCTCCGAGACATTCACATTCGACCATCTTGCGGGATGCGCCGTGAAGTCGGTCAAGGACTTCAGCGGGAACGAGACCCGTTTCGGCTACGGCGAGAGCTTTGTCCCTGGCGCGCCACCGCTTGCTTTCTCCCCCAAGGACGGAGGCCTCGGCACGCTCTACAGTTCGAAGCCCACCTCGCAGACCGACGCGCTCCTGCGCAGGAAGAAGTTTGTCTATGGGCAGAAAGGAATGCTCGAGCAGACGCACGACCACAACAACCACATCACGGATTACGGAGTGGATGACATGGGCCGGACGACCCGTGAACTGACCACCCACGGCGGAAACACCCTTTCCGAAACGGAGATCGCCTACCACACAAACACATCTGAAACGGTCTCCACCGCCACGGGGTTCCCCGGATTCGTCATCCGCCGCACGGTGAAAAACACCGGCGTGTTCGCCTCTTCCTCGGACCCCTCCTGGGTCCAGCCGCTGACACAGCTTTACGAGCCGGACGCGCAAGGCCGCGTCAGCCGCCAGGCGACGGACATGAACGGCAGCAACACCATCGATGCCGGCGACCTCGTCACCTCGTTCACCTACGACCGGAACGGCAACAAGCTCTCCGAGACCAATCCCTCCGGCTCCACCACCTGGTTCCGCTACGACGTGCGGAACCGCCTCACCGGCGTGACCCATCCGGACGGCACGGAGAAGAAGATCATCTACGACATCAGGGGAAAAAAGGTCCTCGAATACGACGAACGTGGCATCGCCTCGGGCTACGTTTACGACGCGCGCGGGCGGTTGACCAAGACCATCCGCGACATGAACGGCAACCTGGCGCAGACTCCCACCGGACTCACCGGCATCAATCCCGGCGTGGATATCATCACGGAGATGGTCTACAATCAGGTTGACTCGCTGGAGCAGGTCAAGGACCCGCGCGGGTATGTTTCGGTCACCGAGTACGACCACCTGCAGCGGCCGAAGAAAAAAATCACTCCCGGGCCGACGTGGCCGGTCGGCGTGGCCCCGGACGACAGCGCCGCCAACCAGGTCACCCGTCTGTTCTACGACGGACCCAATGCTGGCGCGACGAGCTTCGATGTCTCCGGCTTCAAGCCGACGAAGATCGTGGACCCGCGCGGCTACGCCAGCCTCTTCGTTTACGACGAGCTCTACCGCCTCAAGGAAAGCCGCGTCCAATACTCGCTGTCTCCCGAGCGCTATGCTGTCACGGAAAACACCTACGACTCCGTCAGCGGCGGCATCGACCACGTTTATGAGAAACGCCGGCCCGTCACGGCGGACGGCACGTCCGTCGCCGGCACATGGGGCGACCAACGCCACACCCACACCCTTTACGACGACCTCTACCGTCCCACCACTGTCACTGTTTACGATACAGGCGGAGACTCGCAAACCGCCACCGCCCGCACCGCCACCGGTCTGGTGAGGCAGACCACCCGCAGGTTGACCGCCACGGACACCGCCGTCACCGACCTGGAGTACGACCGCGCGGGACGGCTGGTGAAAACCATCGCCCCCTCAGTCCCGCTCGACGGGACCGCCACCCTCGTGCGTCCCGAGACCACCACGGTCTACAGCCCGTCCGGCGCGGTGATCGAAACGGTGGACGCCCGCAACATAAGCACTTGGTTCGTCCACGATGCTCGGGACCGCCTGATCCAGACCATCGCCCCCGCCGTTTACGATGCGGACAGCCAGCAGGACAACCGGCCCTCCATCAGCACCACCGCCTACGACAAGTCGGGCAATCCGGTGAAAACCACCAACCCGCGCGGCCACTCCACCGTCACCACCTACGACGCCGCGGACCGCGCCATCCAGGTGGCCTTACCGGCCTGCTGGGACGCCGCCACCTCCCAGGAGATCACCCCCGTCACCATCACCGGCTACGACCTGGCGGGCAACCCCATCAAGGTCAGCGACGCCAACGGATCGGCCACCGTCAACACCTACGATCCGCTCAACCGCGTCACCACCACCAAGACCAACCCCGTCGTCCCCGCCACTACCAGCACCCACGCCAACGACCAGACCGTCACCTTCGCCTGGGACAAGGTGGGGAACAAGACCACCGTGACCGACGGCCTCGGCCAGGTCACCTCGTTCGAATACGACGGAAAAAACCGCCTCATCGCCACCGTCTGGGACTCCAACGACACCACACGCCGCAAGGTCGATTCTTCCGAATACGACGCGCTGGTCAAAACCGCCAGCGTCGATCCCCGGGCAAACAGGACCGAGTACAGCTACAACGCCCGCCTGCTGCCCACCGGCAGCACCTGCGCCCAGATCCCCGACGACAACGAGACCCGCACCTACGACCACGCCGGACGCCTGCTCACGGTGAACCGCACCAGTCCGGCCGACCCGCGCAACGTCACCTACATCCACGACGCGCTGGACCGCGTGACCCGCGAAACCTCCGCCGGTTCCAATCACGACTACGGTTACGACCGCGCCGGAAACCGCACCCTCGTGCAATATTCCACCGGCCGGAAACTCGTCACCGCCTACGACAACCAGAACCGCGTCACCACCATCGACGAGCAGATCACCGGTGTTTCGGGCGTGCGCCAGACCGGCTACGAATACGACCTCGCCGGCAACGTCCTCGCCAAAACCCAGGCGAACGGCACGAAGGAATCCAACACCTACGACCCCCTCGGCCGCCGGACCTCCCAGAGCACGATGAAGGGGGCCACGCCGATCTCCAACTTCCTCTACACCTACGACCGTGTAGGCAACCTCCTCACCATCGGCGAGACCTACAGCTCGACCACCATCCCGAACCGAAACCTCACCAACACCTACGACCGTCAGAACCGCCTGCTTACCGAAAAGGCGGACACCCTCAATACCGCGCAGGCCGTCACCAAGTCCGTCCTCACCACCTACACCTACAACAAGGGGGACAGCCGGCTTACCAAGAACGTCAGGGAAACCCAGGGAGCCACCCAGATCTCCGACGTCACCGAGACCTCCGTCTACGGAGACGCGGCCAACGGCAAGAACAGCAACCAGCTCCACAGCCACACCAAGAACGGCCAGACCACCACCTACACCTACGACGCCGCCGGAAACCGCGAGGGCAGATGGGTCGGCGGCTCGCTCAAGGAAAGCTACGGCTGGGACAGCCGGAACCGCCTGACCTCCCTCACCCAGGCCAGCCCCGCCAAGACCTACGGCTACGGTTACGACTACCGCGCCCGCCGGGTCATCCGCGACGAATCGGCGGCCGGAGGCGCGAACACCACCATCTCCTTCAGCGGCGGCACCTCGGTCCTCGAAAAAACCGGCGCCACCCTCGATGTCGAATACATCCGTGGCAGCGACTACGGCGGCATCCTCTACACCATCCGCAGCGGGACGAACTCGTTCAACGCCTACAACAGCCGGGGCGACGTCGTCGCGAAAACCACCAGCGCGGGCACCGTCTCGTGGCAGGCGACCTACGAAAGCTTCGGCACCCGCACCACCGAAACCCCGACCGCCAACCCCGACCGCCAGAAAGCCAACACCAAGGAAGAGGACCCCACCGGCCTGCTCAACGAAGGCTTCCGCTACCGCGATCTGACGACGG from Luteolibacter yonseiensis includes these protein-coding regions:
- a CDS encoding ABC transporter ATP-binding protein — encoded protein: MSSPPAIDIRSLRVDYGNFVAVNDLTLQVPPGEVFGIVGPNGAGKTSTFRVLTTLMEPTYGEVILSGVDVLEDIESARRIIGYMPDLAPVPSDLKVWEFLDFHANAYGIGNRAQRRDRVAECLEEVDLTNQRDSWCNKLSRGQTQRVVLAKTLLHRPRVLILDEPASGLDPLARRDLRHALRKLAATGATVFVSSHILSELAEMCTSLCVMNRGKLLASGTVEQVREQLGSNERTLTASLLSGHEQAAEWLSAQPAVHDLQRSGQQIIFGYKGSDESQADLMAGLVRLGVRMRAFEEKRSSFEDILVEVAESNRN
- a CDS encoding RHS repeat domain-containing protein; its protein translation is MLRSWFLQFIVTVVLITSMNVSALPPSWWSAADSAGKKVIDTSVTDPNNYGPVNIGQAKFVAKRAIEALRIHAPVVADQIESDLVGSGKIIPSWTVPAAGTEEAKDQYSPLQVGQLKAIADPFYRRLNAHDPAWLNAQLLANMTKDPADSANYFPWTSSTSDDDNRAIATIGQLKAVFSLHFDTVTDQVQVLNSGNMRRLQVAGNLLVKVTAPDGTPQSGVHLQFTRLSGDGGFPGGITDTDRTTNTSGEVSAGDYLSPEGDVIRVSLHTSQGTQTVWLPANVAGPTYTYVEGEGGWNYSPPTYSHATGREPVVQKPPIDPPGGAGPVESILKYIDYDATVETRWTYTPTEGEPSSGEASAVVEWRHGGIHRVIKTPEYDENGNVVSTSTENRPDIFKESLNTVVMEFGAAAYHIDDDDGVYDSAGSVSMILTGKQPEGYTLKTNLAYHWKDYAGVYGFDHGVNPSQVIDLTDAGTTIGINIAKSGRSTGWIGATIGPFISSGPGTPDPGDSGLSWDELENNLVKIDPVTPKKLNAEVLYSMSVDSVFESPPRWEISSSNPNVWVCLIGPDSTKNDIQRWDKMPSSNSDECDFSLRPGVKIMNANGNDGESTITLKFLTWDGTTIVEKKFDVAVIGSSEDEDPSFEYGEQSLSSTMAIEESSGPKYRKIALNGRPISDEKPQNENESDEEDEETYVDALSRELHHSTTDVYVPVPGSDLALTVRRNVTSEIWNPTSDLLPREDPTLGFGPAWRSNLSANIRIVEQVALPPEDLEVKPDPGTLGPLVAQVPVSERKMRGLSQPDPNYAFVTDENGATHRFVIGYNWGATGTSFRYYVPAPTSANEKDSHEMSLEEEEGKLVFKKRHGNTLVFQDCIRFYTERVRTFVNGLGSGGSLALDTPEEGGGTPSKNGTRGARGSGQLQDYRYLRLLSVTDRTGTCLNYNYEGGKDIIPTSISASISAADRPDLAIHIKAENGKVKSVFDPNGNETTYDYLTSCGALSEVKAGGNRIAKYGYKRWYEPDPKKNVTNAEGASLLSWATGSAGPFQYEEGTQHLDVFSITDAMDNTVEFTYTPDRSHLVEATSRFAGIAAGVLSDQGKSTSIYPAAGYPPDVSRIDLPNGGVVRIGNSSSIAAAPGGTVLPDSSKHTTVLDAGNHRRTYYWSECVSAQINQLQLGYEQRMPVGGIDRLINKTPQSTGTTHNVNATGTASLHTFYTKMAILHDEGGSETFTFDHLAGCAVKSVKDFSGNETRFGYGESFVPGAPPLAFSPKDGGLGTLYSSKPTSQTDALLRRKKFVYGQKGMLEQTHDHNNHITDYGVDDMGRTTRELTTHGGNTLSETEIAYHTNTSETVSTATGFPGFVIRRTVKNTGVFASSSDPSWVQPLTQLYEPDAQGRVSRQATDMNGSNTIDAGDLVTSFTYDRNGNKLSETNPSGSTTWFRYDVRNRLTGVTHPDGTEKKIIYDIRGKKVLEYDERGIASGYVYDARGRLTKTIRDMNGNLAQTPTGLTGINPGVDIITEMVYNQVDSLEQVKDPRGYVSVTEYDHLQRPKKKITPGPTWPVGVAPDDSAANQVTRLFYDGPNAGATSFDVSGFKPTKIVDPRGYASLFVYDELYRLKESRVQYSLSPERYAVTENTYDSVSGGIDHVYEKRRPVTADGTSVAGTWGDQRHTHTLYDDLYRPTTVTVYDTGGDSQTATARTATGLVRQTTRRLTATDTAVTDLEYDRAGRLVKTIAPSVPLDGTATLVRPETTTVYSPSGAVIETVDARNISTWFVHDARDRLIQTIAPAVYDADSQQDNRPSISTTAYDKSGNPVKTTNPRGHSTVTTYDAADRAIQVALPACWDAATSQEITPVTITGYDLAGNPIKVSDANGSATVNTYDPLNRVTTTKTNPVVPATTSTHANDQTVTFAWDKVGNKTTVTDGLGQVTSFEYDGKNRLIATVWDSNDTTRRKVDSSEYDALVKTASVDPRANRTEYSYNARLLPTGSTCAQIPDDNETRTYDHAGRLLTVNRTSPADPRNVTYIHDALDRVTRETSAGSNHDYGYDRAGNRTLVQYSTGRKLVTAYDNQNRVTTIDEQITGVSGVRQTGYEYDLAGNVLAKTQANGTKESNTYDPLGRRTSQSTMKGATPISNFLYTYDRVGNLLTIGETYSSTTIPNRNLTNTYDRQNRLLTEKADTLNTAQAVTKSVLTTYTYNKGDSRLTKNVRETQGATQISDVTETSVYGDAANGKNSNQLHSHTKNGQTTTYTYDAAGNREGRWVGGSLKESYGWDSRNRLTSLTQASPAKTYGYGYDYRARRVIRDESAAGGANTTISFSGGTSVLEKTGATLDVEYIRGSDYGGILYTIRSGTNSFNAYNSRGDVVAKTTSAGTVSWQATYESFGTRTTETPTANPDRQKANTKEEDPTGLLNEGFRYRDLTTGSFISRDPLGFVDGPNVYTYVRQNPWTMFDPEGLESANEKKWKDMAHDENQPILPRLGAIAMAVGESLNPFRSDSSLREAGRGLQQGFAESRETLKRDAPHGVREVAQFALGVGSAGTAMISGPASTGDVKDSIQQQGFVKTAKQMTTGLVDHAVNNPVEFAGEILAGGAMGKALAGKGPVASSARNIVAEGVVDAANTVAEAGTGYRSFSAFKRAEGVAGEGQAWHHIVEQTPGNVERFGAEAIHNTENLVRLPHGPGTIHNQISGFYSSKQPFTGGQTVRQWLAPQSFESQAEFGRNIMQQFGGNP